One segment of Chionomys nivalis chromosome 1, mChiNiv1.1, whole genome shotgun sequence DNA contains the following:
- the Il17rc gene encoding interleukin-17 receptor C isoform X1, whose amino-acid sequence MPMSWFLLSLALGRSPVVVSLERLVEPHDTARCSLGLSCHLWDGDVLCLPGSIESAPGPVLVPTCLQTELVLRCPQETDCALCVRVVVHLAVHGGWEEPEEGENSDLELQEPRNASLLAQVVLSFQAYPSTRCALLEIQVPAVLVQPGQSVGSAVFDCFEAGLGSEVRIWSYTQPRYQKELNVTQQLPDCRGLEVRDSIQSCWALPWLNVSADGDSVHLVLDVSEEQNFGFLLYWDQVQGPLKPWRYKNLTGPQTITLNHTDLVPCLCIQVWPLEPDSVRTSFCPFREDPRAHRNLWHIARLQVLSPGTWQLNAPCSLPAQVALCWQAPDQVPCQPLVPPMLQENVTVNKPYEFPSVRGHPNLCVQVRMQVSSLEKVQFQECLWADSLGPFKDDMLLVEMRTGLNDTSVCAFESSGCTALPSNASTRAARLGEHLLQDFRTHQCVQLWKEDDLGALWACPMDKYIHKRWVLVWLICLLLVAALFFSLLLKKDRVKAAPRARTTLLLHSAEGEGHERLVGALASALSQLPLRVAVDLWSRRELSAHGALAWFHEQRRRTLQEDGVVVLLFSPAAVAQCQQWLQHETVGPGPHDALASWLSCVLPDFLQGRAAGHYVGVYFDGLLHPDAVPAPFRAAPLFSLPSQLPGFLDVLQGGCSRSTGQPADRVERVAQALRAALDSCNLQSGGPGSCGEAWDPGPYPALK is encoded by the exons ATGCCAATGTCCTGGTTCCTGCTGTCCTTGGCACTGGGCCGAAGCCCTGTGGTGGTTTCTCTGGAGAGGCTTGTGGAGCCTCACGACACCGCACGCTGCTCTCTA GGCCTTTCCTGCCACCTCTGGG ATGGTGACGTGCTCTGCCTGCCTGGAAGCATCGAGTCTGCCCCGGGCCCTGTGCTCGTGCCTACGTGCCTGCAGACAGAGCTGGTGCTGCGGTGCCCACAGGAGACTGATTGTGCCCTCTGTGTCCGCGTGGTTGTGCACTTAGCTGTGCATG GGGGCTGGGAAGAGCCTGAAGAAGGGGAGAATTCTGATTTGGAACTCCAGGAACCTAGAAACG CCTCTCTCCTGGCCCAGGTGGTGCTCTCCTTCCAGGCCTACCCCAGTACCCGCTGTGCCTTGCTGGAGATACAGGTGCCCGCTGTCCTGGTGCAGCCTGGTCAGTCTGTG GGTTCTGCAGTGTTTGACTGTTTCGAGGCTGGTCTTGGGTCTGAGGTGCGAATCTGGTCCTACACACAGCCCAGGTACCAGAAAGAACTCAATGTCACCCAGCAGCTTCCTG ACTGCAGGGGTCTTGAAGTCCGGGACAGCATCCAGAGCTGCTGGG CCCTGCCCTGGCTCAATGTGTCTGCAGATGGTGACAGTGTTCACTTGGTACTGGACGTCTCTGAGGAGCAGAACTTTGGCTTCTTACTGTACTGGGATCAGGTCCAGGGTCCTCTCAAACCCTGGAGGTACAAAAACCTG ACTGGACCACAGACTATTACCTTAAACCATACAGACCTGGTTCCCTGCCTCTGCATTCAG GTGTGGCCCCTGGAGCCAGACTCTGTTAGGACCAGTTTCTGCCCTTTCCGGGAAG ATCCCCGTGCACACCGGAACCTTTGGCACATAGCTAGGCTGCAGGTGCTGTCCCCAGGGACATGGCAGCTAAATGCACCATGCTCTCTGCCGGCCCAGGTGGCACTGTGCTGGCAGGCACCAGACCAGGTTCCCTGCCAGCCCCTTGTGCCACCAATGCTCCAGGAGAATGTCACTGTGAAT AAGCCTTATGAGTTCCCATCGGTGAGAGGCCACCCCAACCTCTGTGTCCAGGTCAGAATG CAGGTGAGCAGCTTGGAGAAGGTACAGTTCCAAGAATGCTTGTGGGCTG actCCTTGGGGCCCTTCAAGGACGATATGCTATTAGTGGAGATGAGAACCGGCCTAAACGACACATCAGTCTGTGCCTTTGAATCCAGTGGCTGTACAGCACTGCCTAGCAATGCCTCCACG AGAGCTGCTCGCCTTGGAGAGCATTTGCTGCAAGACTTCCGGACACACCAGTGCGTTCAG CTGTGGAAGGAGGATGACCTGGGAGCGCTATGGGCCTGCCCCATGGACAAGT ACATCCATAAGCGCTGGGTCCTGGTGTGGCTGATCTGCCTACTCTTGGTCGCTgcacttttcttctctctccttctaaaAAAGGATCGTGTGAAAG CTGCCCCTAGGGCCCGTACAACCTTGCTCCTCCACTCTGCCGAGGGAGAGGGCCATGAGCGTTTGGTGGGCGCACTGGCGTCTGCGTTGAGCCAGTTGCCGCTGCGCGTGGCCGTGGACCTGTGGAGCCGCCGCGAGCTGAGCGCGCACGGGGCCCTGGCTTGGTTCCACGAGCAGCGGCGCCGGACCCTGCAGGAGGATGGCGTGGTGGTCCTCCTCTTCTCGCCAGCGGCGGTGGCGCAGTGCCAGCAGTGGCTCCAACACGAGACTGTGGGACCGGGGCCGCATGACGCCCTCGCCTCCTGGCTCAGCTGCGTGCTGCCCGACTTCCTGCAAGGCCGGGCGGCCGGCCACTACGTCGGGGTCTACTTTGACGGGCTGCTGCACCCCGATGCTGTACCCGCCCCGTTCCGCGCCGCTCCGCTCTTCTCCCTGCCTTCGCAGCTGCCCGGCTTCCTGGACGTCTTGCAGGGAGGCTGCTCCCGGAGCACCGGGCAGCCCGCTGACAGGGTGGAGCGAGTGGCCCAGGCTCTGCGGGCCGCCCTGGACAGCTGCAACCTGCAATCGGGAGGCCCCGGGAGCTGCGGCGAGGCATGGGACCCGGGACCCTACCCTGCACTCAAATAA
- the Il17rc gene encoding interleukin-17 receptor C isoform X5 — MPMSWFLLSLALGRSPVVVSLERLVEPHDTARCSLGLSCHLWDGDVLCLPGSIESAPGPVLVPTCLQTELVLRCPQETDCALCVRVVVHLAVHGGWEEPEEGENSDLELQEPRNASLLAQVVLSFQAYPSTRCALLEIQVPAVLVQPGQSVGSAVFDCFEAGLGSEVRIWSYTQPRYQKELNVTQQLPALPWLNVSADGDSVHLVLDVSEEQNFGFLLYWDQVQGPLKPWRYKNLTGPQTITLNHTDLVPCLCIQVWPLEPDSVRTSFCPFREDPRAHRNLWHIARLQVLSPGTWQLNAPCSLPAQVALCWQAPDQVPCQPLVPPMLQENVTVNKPYEFPSVRGHPNLCVQVSSLEKVQFQECLWADSLGPFKDDMLLVEMRTGLNDTSVCAFESSGCTALPSNASTRAARLGEHLLQDFRTHQCVQLWKEDDLGALWACPMDKYIHKRWVLVWLICLLLVAALFFSLLLKKDRVKAAPRARTTLLLHSAEGEGHERLVGALASALSQLPLRVAVDLWSRRELSAHGALAWFHEQRRRTLQEDGVVVLLFSPAAVAQCQQWLQHETVGPGPHDALASWLSCVLPDFLQGRAAGHYVGVYFDGLLHPDAVPAPFRAAPLFSLPSQLPGFLDVLQGGCSRSTGQPADRVERVAQALRAALDSCNLQSGGPGSCGEAWDPGPYPALK; from the exons ATGCCAATGTCCTGGTTCCTGCTGTCCTTGGCACTGGGCCGAAGCCCTGTGGTGGTTTCTCTGGAGAGGCTTGTGGAGCCTCACGACACCGCACGCTGCTCTCTA GGCCTTTCCTGCCACCTCTGGG ATGGTGACGTGCTCTGCCTGCCTGGAAGCATCGAGTCTGCCCCGGGCCCTGTGCTCGTGCCTACGTGCCTGCAGACAGAGCTGGTGCTGCGGTGCCCACAGGAGACTGATTGTGCCCTCTGTGTCCGCGTGGTTGTGCACTTAGCTGTGCATG GGGGCTGGGAAGAGCCTGAAGAAGGGGAGAATTCTGATTTGGAACTCCAGGAACCTAGAAACG CCTCTCTCCTGGCCCAGGTGGTGCTCTCCTTCCAGGCCTACCCCAGTACCCGCTGTGCCTTGCTGGAGATACAGGTGCCCGCTGTCCTGGTGCAGCCTGGTCAGTCTGTG GGTTCTGCAGTGTTTGACTGTTTCGAGGCTGGTCTTGGGTCTGAGGTGCGAATCTGGTCCTACACACAGCCCAGGTACCAGAAAGAACTCAATGTCACCCAGCAGCTTCCTG CCCTGCCCTGGCTCAATGTGTCTGCAGATGGTGACAGTGTTCACTTGGTACTGGACGTCTCTGAGGAGCAGAACTTTGGCTTCTTACTGTACTGGGATCAGGTCCAGGGTCCTCTCAAACCCTGGAGGTACAAAAACCTG ACTGGACCACAGACTATTACCTTAAACCATACAGACCTGGTTCCCTGCCTCTGCATTCAG GTGTGGCCCCTGGAGCCAGACTCTGTTAGGACCAGTTTCTGCCCTTTCCGGGAAG ATCCCCGTGCACACCGGAACCTTTGGCACATAGCTAGGCTGCAGGTGCTGTCCCCAGGGACATGGCAGCTAAATGCACCATGCTCTCTGCCGGCCCAGGTGGCACTGTGCTGGCAGGCACCAGACCAGGTTCCCTGCCAGCCCCTTGTGCCACCAATGCTCCAGGAGAATGTCACTGTGAAT AAGCCTTATGAGTTCCCATCGGTGAGAGGCCACCCCAACCTCTGTGTCCAG GTGAGCAGCTTGGAGAAGGTACAGTTCCAAGAATGCTTGTGGGCTG actCCTTGGGGCCCTTCAAGGACGATATGCTATTAGTGGAGATGAGAACCGGCCTAAACGACACATCAGTCTGTGCCTTTGAATCCAGTGGCTGTACAGCACTGCCTAGCAATGCCTCCACG AGAGCTGCTCGCCTTGGAGAGCATTTGCTGCAAGACTTCCGGACACACCAGTGCGTTCAG CTGTGGAAGGAGGATGACCTGGGAGCGCTATGGGCCTGCCCCATGGACAAGT ACATCCATAAGCGCTGGGTCCTGGTGTGGCTGATCTGCCTACTCTTGGTCGCTgcacttttcttctctctccttctaaaAAAGGATCGTGTGAAAG CTGCCCCTAGGGCCCGTACAACCTTGCTCCTCCACTCTGCCGAGGGAGAGGGCCATGAGCGTTTGGTGGGCGCACTGGCGTCTGCGTTGAGCCAGTTGCCGCTGCGCGTGGCCGTGGACCTGTGGAGCCGCCGCGAGCTGAGCGCGCACGGGGCCCTGGCTTGGTTCCACGAGCAGCGGCGCCGGACCCTGCAGGAGGATGGCGTGGTGGTCCTCCTCTTCTCGCCAGCGGCGGTGGCGCAGTGCCAGCAGTGGCTCCAACACGAGACTGTGGGACCGGGGCCGCATGACGCCCTCGCCTCCTGGCTCAGCTGCGTGCTGCCCGACTTCCTGCAAGGCCGGGCGGCCGGCCACTACGTCGGGGTCTACTTTGACGGGCTGCTGCACCCCGATGCTGTACCCGCCCCGTTCCGCGCCGCTCCGCTCTTCTCCCTGCCTTCGCAGCTGCCCGGCTTCCTGGACGTCTTGCAGGGAGGCTGCTCCCGGAGCACCGGGCAGCCCGCTGACAGGGTGGAGCGAGTGGCCCAGGCTCTGCGGGCCGCCCTGGACAGCTGCAACCTGCAATCGGGAGGCCCCGGGAGCTGCGGCGAGGCATGGGACCCGGGACCCTACCCTGCACTCAAATAA
- the Il17rc gene encoding interleukin-17 receptor C isoform X4, whose amino-acid sequence MPMSWFLLSLALGRSPVVVSLERLVEPHDTARCSLGLSCHLWDGDVLCLPGSIESAPGPVLVPTCLQTELVLRCPQETDCALCVRVVVHLAVHGGWEEPEEGENSDLELQEPRNASLLAQVVLSFQAYPSTRCALLEIQVPAVLVQPGQSVGSAVFDCFEAGLGSEVRIWSYTQPRYQKELNVTQQLPALPWLNVSADGDSVHLVLDVSEEQNFGFLLYWDQVQGPLKPWRYKNLTGPQTITLNHTDLVPCLCIQVWPLEPDSVRTSFCPFREDPRAHRNLWHIARLQVLSPGTWQLNAPCSLPAQVALCWQAPDQVPCQPLVPPMLQENVTVNKPYEFPSVRGHPNLCVQVRMQVSSLEKVQFQECLWADSLGPFKDDMLLVEMRTGLNDTSVCAFESSGCTALPSNASTRAARLGEHLLQDFRTHQCVQLWKEDDLGALWACPMDKYIHKRWVLVWLICLLLVAALFFSLLLKKDRVKAAPRARTTLLLHSAEGEGHERLVGALASALSQLPLRVAVDLWSRRELSAHGALAWFHEQRRRTLQEDGVVVLLFSPAAVAQCQQWLQHETVGPGPHDALASWLSCVLPDFLQGRAAGHYVGVYFDGLLHPDAVPAPFRAAPLFSLPSQLPGFLDVLQGGCSRSTGQPADRVERVAQALRAALDSCNLQSGGPGSCGEAWDPGPYPALK is encoded by the exons ATGCCAATGTCCTGGTTCCTGCTGTCCTTGGCACTGGGCCGAAGCCCTGTGGTGGTTTCTCTGGAGAGGCTTGTGGAGCCTCACGACACCGCACGCTGCTCTCTA GGCCTTTCCTGCCACCTCTGGG ATGGTGACGTGCTCTGCCTGCCTGGAAGCATCGAGTCTGCCCCGGGCCCTGTGCTCGTGCCTACGTGCCTGCAGACAGAGCTGGTGCTGCGGTGCCCACAGGAGACTGATTGTGCCCTCTGTGTCCGCGTGGTTGTGCACTTAGCTGTGCATG GGGGCTGGGAAGAGCCTGAAGAAGGGGAGAATTCTGATTTGGAACTCCAGGAACCTAGAAACG CCTCTCTCCTGGCCCAGGTGGTGCTCTCCTTCCAGGCCTACCCCAGTACCCGCTGTGCCTTGCTGGAGATACAGGTGCCCGCTGTCCTGGTGCAGCCTGGTCAGTCTGTG GGTTCTGCAGTGTTTGACTGTTTCGAGGCTGGTCTTGGGTCTGAGGTGCGAATCTGGTCCTACACACAGCCCAGGTACCAGAAAGAACTCAATGTCACCCAGCAGCTTCCTG CCCTGCCCTGGCTCAATGTGTCTGCAGATGGTGACAGTGTTCACTTGGTACTGGACGTCTCTGAGGAGCAGAACTTTGGCTTCTTACTGTACTGGGATCAGGTCCAGGGTCCTCTCAAACCCTGGAGGTACAAAAACCTG ACTGGACCACAGACTATTACCTTAAACCATACAGACCTGGTTCCCTGCCTCTGCATTCAG GTGTGGCCCCTGGAGCCAGACTCTGTTAGGACCAGTTTCTGCCCTTTCCGGGAAG ATCCCCGTGCACACCGGAACCTTTGGCACATAGCTAGGCTGCAGGTGCTGTCCCCAGGGACATGGCAGCTAAATGCACCATGCTCTCTGCCGGCCCAGGTGGCACTGTGCTGGCAGGCACCAGACCAGGTTCCCTGCCAGCCCCTTGTGCCACCAATGCTCCAGGAGAATGTCACTGTGAAT AAGCCTTATGAGTTCCCATCGGTGAGAGGCCACCCCAACCTCTGTGTCCAGGTCAGAATG CAGGTGAGCAGCTTGGAGAAGGTACAGTTCCAAGAATGCTTGTGGGCTG actCCTTGGGGCCCTTCAAGGACGATATGCTATTAGTGGAGATGAGAACCGGCCTAAACGACACATCAGTCTGTGCCTTTGAATCCAGTGGCTGTACAGCACTGCCTAGCAATGCCTCCACG AGAGCTGCTCGCCTTGGAGAGCATTTGCTGCAAGACTTCCGGACACACCAGTGCGTTCAG CTGTGGAAGGAGGATGACCTGGGAGCGCTATGGGCCTGCCCCATGGACAAGT ACATCCATAAGCGCTGGGTCCTGGTGTGGCTGATCTGCCTACTCTTGGTCGCTgcacttttcttctctctccttctaaaAAAGGATCGTGTGAAAG CTGCCCCTAGGGCCCGTACAACCTTGCTCCTCCACTCTGCCGAGGGAGAGGGCCATGAGCGTTTGGTGGGCGCACTGGCGTCTGCGTTGAGCCAGTTGCCGCTGCGCGTGGCCGTGGACCTGTGGAGCCGCCGCGAGCTGAGCGCGCACGGGGCCCTGGCTTGGTTCCACGAGCAGCGGCGCCGGACCCTGCAGGAGGATGGCGTGGTGGTCCTCCTCTTCTCGCCAGCGGCGGTGGCGCAGTGCCAGCAGTGGCTCCAACACGAGACTGTGGGACCGGGGCCGCATGACGCCCTCGCCTCCTGGCTCAGCTGCGTGCTGCCCGACTTCCTGCAAGGCCGGGCGGCCGGCCACTACGTCGGGGTCTACTTTGACGGGCTGCTGCACCCCGATGCTGTACCCGCCCCGTTCCGCGCCGCTCCGCTCTTCTCCCTGCCTTCGCAGCTGCCCGGCTTCCTGGACGTCTTGCAGGGAGGCTGCTCCCGGAGCACCGGGCAGCCCGCTGACAGGGTGGAGCGAGTGGCCCAGGCTCTGCGGGCCGCCCTGGACAGCTGCAACCTGCAATCGGGAGGCCCCGGGAGCTGCGGCGAGGCATGGGACCCGGGACCCTACCCTGCACTCAAATAA
- the Il17rc gene encoding interleukin-17 receptor C isoform X3, with translation MPMSWFLLSLALGRSPVVVSLERLVEPHDTARCSLGLSCHLWDGDVLCLPGSIESAPGPVLVPTCLQTELVLRCPQETDCALCVRVVVHLAVHGGWEEPEEGENSDLELQEPRNASLLAQVVLSFQAYPSTRCALLEIQVPAVLVQPGQSVGSAVFDCFEAGLGSEVRIWSYTQPRYQKELNVTQQLPDCRGLEVRDSIQSCWALPWLNVSADGDSVHLVLDVSEEQNFGFLLYWDQVQGPLKPWRYKNLTGPQTITLNHTDLVPCLCIQVWPLEPDSVRTSFCPFREDPRAHRNLWHIARLQVLSPGTWQLNAPCSLPAQVALCWQAPDQVPCQPLVPPMLQENVTVNKPYEFPSVRGHPNLCVQVSSLEKVQFQECLWADSLGPFKDDMLLVEMRTGLNDTSVCAFESSGCTALPSNASTRAARLGEHLLQDFRTHQCVQLWKEDDLGALWACPMDKYIHKRWVLVWLICLLLVAALFFSLLLKKDRVKAAPRARTTLLLHSAEGEGHERLVGALASALSQLPLRVAVDLWSRRELSAHGALAWFHEQRRRTLQEDGVVVLLFSPAAVAQCQQWLQHETVGPGPHDALASWLSCVLPDFLQGRAAGHYVGVYFDGLLHPDAVPAPFRAAPLFSLPSQLPGFLDVLQGGCSRSTGQPADRVERVAQALRAALDSCNLQSGGPGSCGEAWDPGPYPALK, from the exons ATGCCAATGTCCTGGTTCCTGCTGTCCTTGGCACTGGGCCGAAGCCCTGTGGTGGTTTCTCTGGAGAGGCTTGTGGAGCCTCACGACACCGCACGCTGCTCTCTA GGCCTTTCCTGCCACCTCTGGG ATGGTGACGTGCTCTGCCTGCCTGGAAGCATCGAGTCTGCCCCGGGCCCTGTGCTCGTGCCTACGTGCCTGCAGACAGAGCTGGTGCTGCGGTGCCCACAGGAGACTGATTGTGCCCTCTGTGTCCGCGTGGTTGTGCACTTAGCTGTGCATG GGGGCTGGGAAGAGCCTGAAGAAGGGGAGAATTCTGATTTGGAACTCCAGGAACCTAGAAACG CCTCTCTCCTGGCCCAGGTGGTGCTCTCCTTCCAGGCCTACCCCAGTACCCGCTGTGCCTTGCTGGAGATACAGGTGCCCGCTGTCCTGGTGCAGCCTGGTCAGTCTGTG GGTTCTGCAGTGTTTGACTGTTTCGAGGCTGGTCTTGGGTCTGAGGTGCGAATCTGGTCCTACACACAGCCCAGGTACCAGAAAGAACTCAATGTCACCCAGCAGCTTCCTG ACTGCAGGGGTCTTGAAGTCCGGGACAGCATCCAGAGCTGCTGGG CCCTGCCCTGGCTCAATGTGTCTGCAGATGGTGACAGTGTTCACTTGGTACTGGACGTCTCTGAGGAGCAGAACTTTGGCTTCTTACTGTACTGGGATCAGGTCCAGGGTCCTCTCAAACCCTGGAGGTACAAAAACCTG ACTGGACCACAGACTATTACCTTAAACCATACAGACCTGGTTCCCTGCCTCTGCATTCAG GTGTGGCCCCTGGAGCCAGACTCTGTTAGGACCAGTTTCTGCCCTTTCCGGGAAG ATCCCCGTGCACACCGGAACCTTTGGCACATAGCTAGGCTGCAGGTGCTGTCCCCAGGGACATGGCAGCTAAATGCACCATGCTCTCTGCCGGCCCAGGTGGCACTGTGCTGGCAGGCACCAGACCAGGTTCCCTGCCAGCCCCTTGTGCCACCAATGCTCCAGGAGAATGTCACTGTGAAT AAGCCTTATGAGTTCCCATCGGTGAGAGGCCACCCCAACCTCTGTGTCCAG GTGAGCAGCTTGGAGAAGGTACAGTTCCAAGAATGCTTGTGGGCTG actCCTTGGGGCCCTTCAAGGACGATATGCTATTAGTGGAGATGAGAACCGGCCTAAACGACACATCAGTCTGTGCCTTTGAATCCAGTGGCTGTACAGCACTGCCTAGCAATGCCTCCACG AGAGCTGCTCGCCTTGGAGAGCATTTGCTGCAAGACTTCCGGACACACCAGTGCGTTCAG CTGTGGAAGGAGGATGACCTGGGAGCGCTATGGGCCTGCCCCATGGACAAGT ACATCCATAAGCGCTGGGTCCTGGTGTGGCTGATCTGCCTACTCTTGGTCGCTgcacttttcttctctctccttctaaaAAAGGATCGTGTGAAAG CTGCCCCTAGGGCCCGTACAACCTTGCTCCTCCACTCTGCCGAGGGAGAGGGCCATGAGCGTTTGGTGGGCGCACTGGCGTCTGCGTTGAGCCAGTTGCCGCTGCGCGTGGCCGTGGACCTGTGGAGCCGCCGCGAGCTGAGCGCGCACGGGGCCCTGGCTTGGTTCCACGAGCAGCGGCGCCGGACCCTGCAGGAGGATGGCGTGGTGGTCCTCCTCTTCTCGCCAGCGGCGGTGGCGCAGTGCCAGCAGTGGCTCCAACACGAGACTGTGGGACCGGGGCCGCATGACGCCCTCGCCTCCTGGCTCAGCTGCGTGCTGCCCGACTTCCTGCAAGGCCGGGCGGCCGGCCACTACGTCGGGGTCTACTTTGACGGGCTGCTGCACCCCGATGCTGTACCCGCCCCGTTCCGCGCCGCTCCGCTCTTCTCCCTGCCTTCGCAGCTGCCCGGCTTCCTGGACGTCTTGCAGGGAGGCTGCTCCCGGAGCACCGGGCAGCCCGCTGACAGGGTGGAGCGAGTGGCCCAGGCTCTGCGGGCCGCCCTGGACAGCTGCAACCTGCAATCGGGAGGCCCCGGGAGCTGCGGCGAGGCATGGGACCCGGGACCCTACCCTGCACTCAAATAA
- the Il17rc gene encoding interleukin-17 receptor C isoform X2 encodes MPMSWFLLSLALGRSPVVVSLERLVEPHDTARCSLGLSCHLWDGDVLCLPGSIESAPGPVLVPTCLQTELVLRCPQETDCALCVRVVVHLAVHGGWEEPEEGENSDLELQEPRNASLLAQVVLSFQAYPSTRCALLEIQVPAVLVQPGQSVGSAVFDCFEAGLGSEVRIWSYTQPRYQKELNVTQQLPDCRGLEVRDSIQSCWALPWLNVSADGDSVHLVLDVSEEQNFGFLLYWDQVQGPLKPWRYKNLTGPQTITLNHTDLVPCLCIQVWPLEPDSVRTSFCPFREDPRAHRNLWHIARLQVLSPGTWQLNAPCSLPAQVALCWQAPDQVPCQPLVPPMLQENVTVNKPYEFPSVRGHPNLCVQVRMVSSLEKVQFQECLWADSLGPFKDDMLLVEMRTGLNDTSVCAFESSGCTALPSNASTRAARLGEHLLQDFRTHQCVQLWKEDDLGALWACPMDKYIHKRWVLVWLICLLLVAALFFSLLLKKDRVKAAPRARTTLLLHSAEGEGHERLVGALASALSQLPLRVAVDLWSRRELSAHGALAWFHEQRRRTLQEDGVVVLLFSPAAVAQCQQWLQHETVGPGPHDALASWLSCVLPDFLQGRAAGHYVGVYFDGLLHPDAVPAPFRAAPLFSLPSQLPGFLDVLQGGCSRSTGQPADRVERVAQALRAALDSCNLQSGGPGSCGEAWDPGPYPALK; translated from the exons ATGCCAATGTCCTGGTTCCTGCTGTCCTTGGCACTGGGCCGAAGCCCTGTGGTGGTTTCTCTGGAGAGGCTTGTGGAGCCTCACGACACCGCACGCTGCTCTCTA GGCCTTTCCTGCCACCTCTGGG ATGGTGACGTGCTCTGCCTGCCTGGAAGCATCGAGTCTGCCCCGGGCCCTGTGCTCGTGCCTACGTGCCTGCAGACAGAGCTGGTGCTGCGGTGCCCACAGGAGACTGATTGTGCCCTCTGTGTCCGCGTGGTTGTGCACTTAGCTGTGCATG GGGGCTGGGAAGAGCCTGAAGAAGGGGAGAATTCTGATTTGGAACTCCAGGAACCTAGAAACG CCTCTCTCCTGGCCCAGGTGGTGCTCTCCTTCCAGGCCTACCCCAGTACCCGCTGTGCCTTGCTGGAGATACAGGTGCCCGCTGTCCTGGTGCAGCCTGGTCAGTCTGTG GGTTCTGCAGTGTTTGACTGTTTCGAGGCTGGTCTTGGGTCTGAGGTGCGAATCTGGTCCTACACACAGCCCAGGTACCAGAAAGAACTCAATGTCACCCAGCAGCTTCCTG ACTGCAGGGGTCTTGAAGTCCGGGACAGCATCCAGAGCTGCTGGG CCCTGCCCTGGCTCAATGTGTCTGCAGATGGTGACAGTGTTCACTTGGTACTGGACGTCTCTGAGGAGCAGAACTTTGGCTTCTTACTGTACTGGGATCAGGTCCAGGGTCCTCTCAAACCCTGGAGGTACAAAAACCTG ACTGGACCACAGACTATTACCTTAAACCATACAGACCTGGTTCCCTGCCTCTGCATTCAG GTGTGGCCCCTGGAGCCAGACTCTGTTAGGACCAGTTTCTGCCCTTTCCGGGAAG ATCCCCGTGCACACCGGAACCTTTGGCACATAGCTAGGCTGCAGGTGCTGTCCCCAGGGACATGGCAGCTAAATGCACCATGCTCTCTGCCGGCCCAGGTGGCACTGTGCTGGCAGGCACCAGACCAGGTTCCCTGCCAGCCCCTTGTGCCACCAATGCTCCAGGAGAATGTCACTGTGAAT AAGCCTTATGAGTTCCCATCGGTGAGAGGCCACCCCAACCTCTGTGTCCAGGTCAGAATG GTGAGCAGCTTGGAGAAGGTACAGTTCCAAGAATGCTTGTGGGCTG actCCTTGGGGCCCTTCAAGGACGATATGCTATTAGTGGAGATGAGAACCGGCCTAAACGACACATCAGTCTGTGCCTTTGAATCCAGTGGCTGTACAGCACTGCCTAGCAATGCCTCCACG AGAGCTGCTCGCCTTGGAGAGCATTTGCTGCAAGACTTCCGGACACACCAGTGCGTTCAG CTGTGGAAGGAGGATGACCTGGGAGCGCTATGGGCCTGCCCCATGGACAAGT ACATCCATAAGCGCTGGGTCCTGGTGTGGCTGATCTGCCTACTCTTGGTCGCTgcacttttcttctctctccttctaaaAAAGGATCGTGTGAAAG CTGCCCCTAGGGCCCGTACAACCTTGCTCCTCCACTCTGCCGAGGGAGAGGGCCATGAGCGTTTGGTGGGCGCACTGGCGTCTGCGTTGAGCCAGTTGCCGCTGCGCGTGGCCGTGGACCTGTGGAGCCGCCGCGAGCTGAGCGCGCACGGGGCCCTGGCTTGGTTCCACGAGCAGCGGCGCCGGACCCTGCAGGAGGATGGCGTGGTGGTCCTCCTCTTCTCGCCAGCGGCGGTGGCGCAGTGCCAGCAGTGGCTCCAACACGAGACTGTGGGACCGGGGCCGCATGACGCCCTCGCCTCCTGGCTCAGCTGCGTGCTGCCCGACTTCCTGCAAGGCCGGGCGGCCGGCCACTACGTCGGGGTCTACTTTGACGGGCTGCTGCACCCCGATGCTGTACCCGCCCCGTTCCGCGCCGCTCCGCTCTTCTCCCTGCCTTCGCAGCTGCCCGGCTTCCTGGACGTCTTGCAGGGAGGCTGCTCCCGGAGCACCGGGCAGCCCGCTGACAGGGTGGAGCGAGTGGCCCAGGCTCTGCGGGCCGCCCTGGACAGCTGCAACCTGCAATCGGGAGGCCCCGGGAGCTGCGGCGAGGCATGGGACCCGGGACCCTACCCTGCACTCAAATAA